A region from the Vicia villosa cultivar HV-30 ecotype Madison, WI linkage group LG3, Vvil1.0, whole genome shotgun sequence genome encodes:
- the LOC131662494 gene encoding glutathione S-transferase F9-like: MVVKVYGPTYGSPKRVLVCLFEKEVEFEAIDIDIFKGEHKQPDFLKLQPFGELPLVQDGDYTLYESRAIIRYYAEKYKNQGTDLLGKTIEERGLVEQWLEVEAHNFHPAIYNLVIQVLFAPLKGAPSDQKLIEESDEKLKKVLDVYEERLSKTKYLAGDFFSLADLSHLAFGHYLVNQTGRGNLVRERKHVSAWWDDISSRPSWKKVLELYKYPV, encoded by the exons ATGGTGGTGAAAGTGTACGGCCCAACCTATGGTTCTCCGAAAAGGGTGTTGGTGTGTCTCTTTGAAAAAGAAGTTGAGTTTGAAGCTATTGATATCGATATCTTCAAGGGAGAGCACAAACAACCCGATTTCCTCAAACTTCAGCCTTTTGGAGAGCTTCCTCTTGTTCAAGATGGTGATTATACCCTCTATG AATCTAGAGCAATAATCAGGTACTATGCAGAAAAGTACAAGAACCAAGGAACTGATTTATTAGGAAAGACAATAGAAGAAAGAGGTCTTGTGGAACAATGGCTTGAAGTGGAAGCACACAACTTTCACCCAGCAATCTACAACTTGGTCATCCAGGTTCTGTTTGCTCCATTAAAGGGTGCTCCTTCAGACCAAAAACTGATTGAAGAGAGTGATGAAAAGCTGAAAAAAGTGTTGGATGTTTATGAAGAAAGACTGTCAAAGACAAAGTACTTGGCTGGTGATTTCTTCAGTCTTGCTGATCTTAGTCATCTTGCGTTTGGTCACTATTTGGTGAATCAAACTGGAAGAGGAAATTTGGTTAGGGAGAGGAAACATGTGAGTGCTTGGTGGGATGATATTAGTAGCAGGCCATCTTGGAAGAAGGTTCTGGAGTTATATAAATACCCTGTGTAA
- the LOC131662492 gene encoding glutathione S-transferase F9-like, producing MVVKVYGPDYACPKRVIVCLIEKEVEFETVHVDGFKGEHKEPHYLKLQPFGLLPVIQDGDYILYESRAILRYYAEKYKNQGTDLLGKTIEERGLVEQWLEVEAHNFNPPIYNLVMNILVHPLLGLPSDPKAIEESEEKLGKVLDIYEERLSKTKYLAGDFFSLADLSHLPFGHYLMNSMGKENMVKERKHVNAWWDDISNRPSWKKVLQLYKYPM from the exons ATGGTAGTGAAAGTGTATGGACCAGACTATGCTTGCCCTAAAAGGGTGATAGTGTGTCTCATTGAAAAGGAAGTTGAGTTTGAAACAGTTCATGTTGATGGCTTTAAGGGAGAGCACAAGGAACCTCACTATCTCAAGTTGCAG CCCTTTGGATTACTTCCTGTTATTCAAGATGGTGATTATATTCTCTATG AATCTAGGGCAATTTTAAGGTACTATGCTGAAAAGTACAAAAACCAAGGAACTGATTTGCTAGGAAAGACAATAGAAGAAAGGGGCCTAGTGGAGCAATGGCTAGAAGTTGAAGCACATAACTTCAACCCACCAATCTACAACTTAGTCATGAATATCTTGGTTCACCCATTGTTGGGCCTTCCATCTGACCCAAAAGCTATTGAAGAGAGTGAAGAAAAGCTTGGAAAGGTGTTGGACATTTATGAGGAGAGGCTATCAAAGACCAAATACTTGGCTGGTGATTTCTTCAGCCTTGCTGACCTTAGTCATCTCCCATTTGGACATTATTTGATGAATTCAATGGGGAAAGAGAATATGGTAAAGGAGAGGAAGCATGTGAATGCTTGGTGGGATGATATTAGTAATAGGCCATCTTGGAAGAAGGTTCTTCAGCTTTACAAATATCCTATGTAA
- the LOC131659135 gene encoding uncharacterized protein LOC131659135 gives MILPTDSCDTFVAGILSQLVTDLSLLHKEEKLRDSPNLANACGALTVIERGAIPALPTKETVLNALVQFKIRKLKCIYLSLVEQNKQVQPASAFCLATVIHNAHISLLHNIEASAEFLKCIKFGNGLHFEIKKAVGYQKICVFADLVDCYRIYEEDSNAHYKMSGHTTPECKHKEVICFNCGEEGHISTQYQKPKKAPGSGKVFSLAGTQTGNEDGLIRGTCFINNTPLVTIIETGSTHCFIAADYVKRLNLALSAMNVEMVVDLPGKGSVTTSLVSLKCPLSIFDKDFDVDLVCLLLRGLDVILVGEVSTHEEEGVDLLSARQLRQLMKEEVQVFSLMASLSAENQDIIEELQVVCEFPEVFPYEIPDSL, from the exons ATGATTCTTCCAACCGATTCTTGTGACACTTTTGTGGCTGGAATATTATCACAGTTAGTTACAGATCTTTCTTTACTTCAT AAAGAGGAAAAATTGAGAGATTCTCCTAACCTTGCCAATGCTTGTGGTGCATTAACTGTGATCGAGAGAGGTGCAATACCAGCATTGCCCACAAAGGAAACTGTTCTGAATGCGCTGGTTCAATTCAAAATCCGTAAGTTAAAGTGTATCTATTTGTCTTTGGTTGAACAAAATAAGCAGGTTCAGCCTGCTTCTGCGTTTTGTCTTGCTACTGTTATTCACAACGCACATATTTCTCTATTGCACAACAT AGAGGCGAGTGCTGAATTTttaaagtgcatcaagtttgggAATGGGTTGCACTTTGAGATCAAGAAAGCGGTTGGTTACCAGAAGATATGtgtctttgctgatttggttgattgttaCCGGATTTATGAGGAGGATAGTAATGCTCACTATAAGATG AGTGGGCATACAACTCCTGAGTGTAAGCATAAGGAAGTCATATGTTTCAATTGTGGCGAAGAAGGGCATATTAGTACTCAGTATCAAAAACCAAAGAAGGCACCAGGCAGTGGAAAGGTGTTCTCTTTGGCTGGGACTCAGACAGGCAATGAGGACGGACTTatcagaggtacatgtttcattaataaTACTCCTTTAGTCACTATTATTGAAACTGGTTCTACTCATTGCTTTATTGCTGCTGATTATGTTAAAAGATTGAATCTTGCGTTGTCTGCTATGAATGTAGAGATGGTTGTCGATCTTCCAGGTAAgggatcggtgactacttctcttgtGAGCTTAAAGTGTCCCTTGTCGATCTTCGACAAAGACTTTGAtgttgatttagtttgtttgctGTTAAGAGGGTTGGATGTGATATTAG TCGGTGAGGTTTCTACTCATGAAGAGGAGGGAGTTGATTTGTTATCTGCTAGACAGTTACGACAGTTGATGAAAGAAGAAGTTCAGGTGTTCTCGTTGATGGCGTCGTTGTCTGCTGAGAATCAAGATATAATTGAGGAATTGcaagtggtgtgtgaatttcctgaagttttcccttaTGAAATTCCTGATAGTTTGTGA
- the LOC131662493 gene encoding uncharacterized protein LOC131662493 isoform X1, producing MNSVARRISSLFRQSGYGTEPLTAQLQQSRGIRVQVYNGNLEGALALMQRKMTSCGIERMIKIEQRFHIKNSEKRVLAQKNLQRRLRSQDLARKLKAIMIKKVRGL from the exons ATGAACTCAGTTGCGAGACGCATATCGAGCTTGTTCCGACAGTCAGGTTACGGAACCGAGCCTCTTACTGCTCAGCTTCAGCAAAGCAGGGGCATACGAGTGCAGGTGTATAATGGAAACCTGGAAGGGGCGTTGGCGTTGATGCAGCGTAAGATGACGTCGTGTGGGATCGAGAGGATGATAAAGATTGAACAAAGGTTTCATATTAAGAACTCGGAGAAGCGCGTGTTGGCACAAAAGAATTTGCAACGTAGGCTTCGATCGCAGGATCTTGCTAGGAAACTCAAGGCCATTATGATCAAGAAAGTCAG GGGTCTTTGA
- the LOC131662493 gene encoding uncharacterized protein LOC131662493 isoform X2: protein MNSVARRISSLFRQSGYGTEPLTAQLQQSRGIRVQVYNGNLEGALALMQRKMTSCGIERMIKIEQRFHIKNSEKRVLAQKNLQRRLRSQDLARKLKAIMIKKVR, encoded by the coding sequence ATGAACTCAGTTGCGAGACGCATATCGAGCTTGTTCCGACAGTCAGGTTACGGAACCGAGCCTCTTACTGCTCAGCTTCAGCAAAGCAGGGGCATACGAGTGCAGGTGTATAATGGAAACCTGGAAGGGGCGTTGGCGTTGATGCAGCGTAAGATGACGTCGTGTGGGATCGAGAGGATGATAAAGATTGAACAAAGGTTTCATATTAAGAACTCGGAGAAGCGCGTGTTGGCACAAAAGAATTTGCAACGTAGGCTTCGATCGCAGGATCTTGCTAGGAAACTCAAGGCCATTATGATCAAGAAAGTCAGGTAA